The Salinibaculum sp. SYNS191 genome has a window encoding:
- a CDS encoding ABC transporter ATP-binding protein, whose product MAAIELTGLTKRYGDVTALGGVDLTVDEGEIFGFLGPNGAGKSTTIDILLDFVRPTAGEARVFDMDAQEKTLAVRERTGVLPDGFHVYDRLTGRQHIQFVVESKEADEAPIDVLERVGIADAADRKAGGYSKGMTQRLALGMALTGDPDLLILDEPSTGLDPTGAREIREIVREESRQGTTIFFSSHVLSQVEAVCDRVGILRAGELIAVDSVEGLRDAAGTEARLKITVDGIDDAALDAVRALDGVSNVSQTDSQLTVGVADGSKTAVLNALEERGVTVRDFETDESSLEELFISYTEGEA is encoded by the coding sequence ATGGCCGCCATCGAACTGACTGGTCTCACGAAACGGTACGGCGACGTGACGGCCCTCGGCGGGGTGGACCTCACCGTCGACGAGGGGGAGATATTCGGCTTCCTCGGGCCCAACGGCGCGGGGAAGTCGACGACAATCGACATCCTGCTGGATTTCGTCCGGCCGACGGCCGGCGAGGCGCGGGTCTTCGACATGGACGCCCAGGAGAAGACCCTTGCCGTCCGCGAACGGACCGGGGTGCTTCCCGACGGTTTCCACGTCTACGACCGCCTGACCGGCCGCCAGCACATCCAGTTCGTCGTCGAGTCGAAAGAGGCCGACGAGGCCCCGATAGACGTCCTCGAACGGGTCGGAATCGCCGACGCCGCCGACCGGAAGGCCGGCGGGTACTCGAAGGGGATGACCCAGCGCCTCGCGCTGGGGATGGCGCTGACCGGCGACCCCGACCTGCTCATCCTCGACGAGCCCTCAACCGGACTCGACCCCACGGGAGCGCGGGAGATACGCGAAATCGTCCGCGAGGAGAGCCGCCAGGGCACGACGATTTTCTTCTCGTCGCACGTCCTCAGCCAGGTCGAGGCTGTCTGTGACCGCGTCGGCATCCTCCGGGCGGGCGAACTCATCGCCGTCGACTCCGTCGAGGGACTGCGCGACGCGGCGGGCACCGAGGCCCGGTTAAAAATTACCGTCGACGGCATCGACGACGCGGCGCTGGACGCCGTGCGCGCACTCGACGGCGTCTCGAACGTCTCGCAGACGGACTCTCAGCTCACGGTCGGCGTCGCGGACGGCTCGAAGACGGCGGTACTGAACGCCCTGGAGGAACGCGGCGTGACGGTGCGTGACTTCGAGACCGACGAGTCCTCGCTCGAGGAACTGTTCATCTCCTACACGGAGGGAGAAGCATGA
- a CDS encoding excinuclease ABC subunit C, with translation MDAEAVRERAGDLPAEPGVYQFLSREDGEDERVLYVGKAVDVRDRVRSYADPRSERIRQMVRRADGVDVAVTDTETQALLLEANLIKRHRPRYNVRLKDDKSYPLVQLTDHAFPRVEITRDPDEGATVFGPFTSMGQVEVVVKALRETYGLRGCSDHKYANRDRPCLDHDIGLCTAPCTDEIDRESYRGDVESVERFFGGETGILADPLRREMEAAAEAQNFERAANLRDRLTAVEAFHGTGGDAVSEAGSGRETVDVLGVALDGTDATVARLRAENGKLVERDRHAMEAPDGTDDPAAVLGAFIPQYYAERELPDAVLCPQRPAGTAGGQGEADDSVDAWLSAAGVDVRVPGAGREATLVDLAMKNARRSPGREDGTAALADALGLDRADRIEGFDVSHAQGRAVVGSNVTFVGGEAEKAGYRRKKLDDRNDDYESMHALVRWRADRAVEGRDDRPDPDLLLIDGGEGQLTAAREALADVGWDVPAVGLAKAEERVVTPDGSFDWPDDAPHLHLLQRVRDEAHRFAVQYHETVRDEVSTPLDTIPGVGPATRKRLLRRFGSVDGVRKASPAELRDVEGVGPETAARLDEAL, from the coding sequence ATGGACGCCGAGGCTGTCCGCGAGCGCGCCGGTGACCTCCCGGCGGAGCCGGGGGTCTACCAGTTCCTGTCCCGCGAGGACGGGGAGGACGAACGGGTGCTCTACGTCGGGAAGGCCGTGGACGTGCGCGACCGGGTTCGGTCCTACGCCGACCCCAGAAGCGAGCGCATCCGCCAGATGGTCCGCCGCGCCGACGGCGTCGACGTGGCCGTCACCGACACGGAGACGCAGGCGCTGTTGCTGGAGGCGAACCTCATCAAGCGCCACCGGCCGCGGTACAACGTCCGCCTGAAGGACGACAAGTCCTACCCGCTCGTGCAGTTGACCGACCACGCCTTCCCGCGCGTCGAGATTACCCGCGACCCCGACGAGGGCGCGACAGTGTTCGGCCCGTTCACCAGCATGGGCCAGGTCGAGGTGGTCGTGAAGGCCCTCCGGGAGACCTACGGCCTGCGCGGGTGCTCGGACCACAAGTACGCCAACCGGGACCGGCCGTGTCTCGACCACGACATCGGCCTCTGTACCGCCCCTTGCACCGACGAAATCGACCGCGAGTCCTACCGCGGCGACGTGGAGTCCGTCGAGCGCTTCTTCGGCGGCGAGACCGGTATCCTCGCGGACCCCCTTCGCCGCGAGATGGAGGCGGCCGCCGAAGCACAGAACTTCGAGCGGGCGGCGAACCTGCGGGACCGCCTGACAGCGGTCGAGGCGTTCCACGGCACCGGCGGCGATGCGGTCAGTGAAGCCGGCAGCGGCCGCGAGACAGTCGACGTCCTCGGCGTCGCTCTCGACGGCACCGACGCCACCGTCGCGCGACTCCGGGCCGAGAACGGCAAACTCGTTGAGCGCGACCGGCACGCGATGGAGGCACCCGACGGCACCGACGACCCGGCCGCCGTCCTGGGCGCGTTCATCCCGCAGTACTACGCCGAGCGCGAGTTGCCCGACGCCGTGCTGTGCCCGCAGCGACCGGCCGGGACGGCGGGCGGCCAGGGCGAGGCCGACGACAGCGTCGACGCGTGGCTGTCGGCGGCCGGCGTGGACGTGCGCGTGCCCGGTGCCGGTCGGGAGGCGACGCTGGTCGACCTGGCGATGAAGAACGCCCGGCGGAGCCCCGGCCGCGAGGACGGGACCGCGGCGCTGGCCGACGCGCTCGGCCTGGACCGCGCCGACCGCATCGAGGGCTTCGACGTGAGCCACGCTCAGGGCCGGGCCGTCGTCGGCAGCAACGTGACCTTCGTCGGCGGCGAGGCCGAGAAGGCCGGCTACCGGCGGAAGAAACTCGACGACCGGAACGACGACTACGAGAGCATGCACGCGCTCGTCCGCTGGCGCGCCGACCGCGCCGTCGAGGGTCGGGACGACCGGCCGGACCCGGACCTGCTGCTCATCGACGGCGGCGAGGGACAACTGACCGCGGCCCGGGAGGCGCTGGCCGACGTGGGCTGGGACGTTCCCGCCGTCGGACTGGCGAAAGCGGAGGAGCGGGTCGTGACGCCGGACGGCAGTTTCGACTGGCCCGACGACGCACCGCACCTGCACCTGCTCCAACGCGTGCGCGACGAGGCCCACCGCTTCGCGGTCCAGTACCACGAGACGGTCCGCGACGAGGTGTCGACCCCGCTGGACACCATCCCCGGCGTCGGGCCGGCGACGCGCAAGCGCCTGCTCCGCCGCTTCGGGAGCGTCGACGGCGTCCGGAAGGCTTCGCCCGCCGAACTCCGGGACGTCGAGGGCGTCGGCCCGGAGACGGCGGCCCGCCTCGACGAGGCGCTCTGA